Proteins found in one Coffea eugenioides isolate CCC68of chromosome 5, Ceug_1.0, whole genome shotgun sequence genomic segment:
- the LOC113770939 gene encoding ABC transporter C family member 10-like produces the protein MVDLWSIFCGATDCTDSSRKFCGANLVSAALSSTCINHALIISFDVLLLIVLLAIFFSRPSSKFPWMHAQTRAISGLQLISAAFNGLLGLLYLCVGIWELVRELRKTHSALPLHWWLLLTFHGLTCLLVGLTVSLRGKVFSQAPLRLLSILVFLFSGIACGFSLVTAILDKEVSFRMGLYILSLIGACLLLLCTYKGYKYEDSTENDLSAPLNGVASGKGQLDSVGCVTPFEKAGFISKMSFLWLNPLMKRGKEKTLEDEDIPNLREEDRAESCYLLFVDIYNKRKQVDPLAQPSVLKTILLCHWREIFTSGFFAFLKIVTVSAGPLLLQAFIQVAEGKESFEYEGYVLAVLLFISKNSESLSQRQWYFRSRLVGVKVRSLLTAAIYKKQLRLSNTAKLMHASGEIMNYVTVDAYRIGEFAFWFHQTWTTGLQLIFALLILYRAVGLATIASLVVIVLTVLCNTPLAKLQHKFQSKLMVAQDDRLKAISEALINMKVLKLYAWESHFKKVIENLRQVEEKWLSAVQLCKAYNSFLFWSTPVLVSATTFGACYFLGIPLYASNVFTFVATLRLVQDPIRSIPDVIGVVIQAKVSFDRIVKFLEAPELDVANVRQICLGENTSRNIIIRSASLSWEENSFKPSLRNINLEVRAGKKVAICGEVGSGKSTLLAAILGEVPVTCGTVRVHGTIAYVSQSAWIQTGSIRDNILFGSPMDYQRYQQTLEKCSLVKDFELLPHGDLTEIGERGVNVSGGQKQRIQLARALYQNADIYLLDDPFSAVDAHTATSLFNDYVMGALTGKTVLLVSHQVDFLPAFDCVLFMSDGEILNAAPYHQLLACSKKFQSLVDAHKETAGSERISEVTSSPSHKAPNKEIRKTYSDKGSKASAGDQLIKQEEREVGDTGFRPYIQYLNQNKGFLFFSLAAFSNLTFVIGQISQNSWMAANVDNPKVSTLKLIVVYSVIGFSSTFLLLSRSLSTVVLGLQSSKSLFFQLLNSLFRAPMAFYDSTPLGRILSRVSVDLSIVDLDVPFNLTFAVVATLNFYSSLVVLTVFTWQILVVSIPLVYLAIRLQRYYFASAKELMRINGTTKSLVANHLAESLAGCMTIRAFEQEERFFVKNLELLDTNASPFFHNFAANEWLIQRLETVSATVLASSALCMVLLPPGTFSSGFVGMALSYGLSLNMSLVYSIQNQCTLANYIISVERLNQYMHIPSEAPEVIECNRPPTNWPIVGKVEIQDLQIKYRSDGPLVLRGISCTFEGGHKIGIVGRTGSGKTTLIGALFRLVEPVGGRILVDRIDICTIGLHDLRSRFGIIPQDPTLFNGTVRYNLDPLGQHTDPEIWEVLEKCQLKDAIQEKEEGLGSLVVEDGSNWSMGQRQLFCLGRALLRRSKILLLDEATASIDNATDLILQKTIRAEFADCTVITVAHRIPTVMDCTKVLAISEGKLVEYDEPMELMKREGSLFGKLVKEYWSHYGSAELQ, from the exons ATGGTAGATCTTTGGAGTATATTTTGCGGGGCAACTGATTGTACTGACAGCAGTAGGAAGTTTTGCGGTGCTAATTTAGTCTCTGCAGCACTCTCCTCCACGTGTATTAATCATGCCTTGATCATTTCCTTCGATGTTTTGCTCTTAATTGTGCTCCTAGCCATTTTTTTCTCCAGACCCTCGTCAAAATTCCCATGGATGCATGCGCAAACTCGTGCTATTTCAGGATTGCAGTTGATATCTGCCGCTTTCAATGGTCTTCTTGGACTTTTATATTTGTGTGTGGGGATTTGGGAGTTAGTAAGAGAGTTACGGAAAACCCACAGTGCATTGCCTCTCCATTGGTGGTTGTTGCTAACTTTCCATGGGTTGACGTGCTTATTAGTGGGTTTAACTGTGAGCCTTAGGGGAAAGGTATTTTCACAAGCGCCTTTGAGGCTGTTGTCCATTCTTGTATTCTTGTTTTCGGGAATTGCTTGTGGGTTCTCTCTTGTGACTGCCATTCTCGATAAAGAGGTGTCATTTAGGATGGGGTTATACATATTGTCTTTGATAGGAGCATGTTTACTGTTGTTGTGCACCTACAAAGGTTACAAATATGAGGACAGCACTGAAAATGATCTTAGTGCCCCCTTAAATGGCGTGGCCAGTGGAAAAGGCCAACTTGATTCTGTTGGCTGTGTCACTCCATTTGAGAAAGCTGGATTTATCAGTAAAATGTCATTTTTGTGGTTGAATCCATTGATGAAAAGGGGAAAGGAGAAGACTTTGGAGGATGAAGACATACCCAACTTGCGTGAGGAAGATCGAGCAGAGTCCTGCTACTTGCTGTTTGTGGATATATATAACAAACGGAAACAAGTTGATCCACTAGCCCAACCATCAGTGTTGAAGACTATCTTGCTATGCCACTGGAGGGAGATCTTCACATCGGGGTTTTTTGCATTTCTGAAAATAGTTACCGTCTCTGCTGGTCCTCTTCTACTACAAGCCTTCATTCAGGTTGCAGAAGGAAAAGAGAGTTTTGAATATGAAGGTTATGTCTTGGCTGTTTTGCTTTTTATCTCAAAGAACTCGGAATCTTTGTCCCAAAGACAGTGGTATTTCAGAAGCAGACTAGTAGGTGTGAAAGTAAGGTCCTTGTTAACGGCAGCCATTTATAAGAAGCAACTAAGACTATCCAATACTGCCAAGTTGATGCACGCAAGTGGTGAGATAATGAACTATGTTACAGTGGATGCCTACCGGATTGGAGAATTTGCTTTCTGGTTTCATCAGACTTGGACAACGGGTCTCCAGCTCATCTTTGCACTTTTAATTCTCTACCGTGCTGTGGGGCTTGCTACAATTGCATCCTTGGTGGTAATAGTTCTTACCGTTCTTTGTAATACTCCCCTTGCAAAATTACAGCACAAATTCCAATCTAAGCTTATGGTGGCACAAGATGACAGGCTAAAGGCTATTTCAGAGGCACTTATCAATATGAAGGTTTTGAAATTATATGCCTGGGAAAGCCATTTCAAGAAGGTTATTGAGAATCTAAGGCAGGTTGAAGAAAAATGGTTGTCAGCTGTTCAGCTGTGTAAAGCATATAATAGCTTTCTTTTTTGGTCAACCCCTGTACTCGTCTCTGCTACAACATTCGGGGCTTGCTATTTCCTTGGTATTCCACTATATGCAAGCAACGTTTTCACATTTGTGGCAACATTACGACTGGTTCAGGACCCTATTAGATCTATTCCTGATGTTATTGGAGTAGTCATTCAAGCTAAGGTTTCTTTTGACAGGATTGTGAAGTTTCTCGAGGCACCTGAATTGGATGTAGCAAATGTGAGGCAGATATGCCTTGGAGAAAACACAAGTCGAAACATTATTATAAGATCTGCTTCTCTCTCGTGGGAAGAGAATTCATTTAAACCCTCTCTTAGAAACATAAATCTGGAGGTTAGAGCTGGTAAGAAGGTTGCTATATGTGGGGAGGTGGGCTCAGGTAAGTCAACCCTTCTAGCTGCAATTCTTGGAGAGGTTCCAGTTACCTGTGGAACT GTTCGAGTGCATGGAACTATTGCCTATGTTTCCCAATCAGCATGGATTCAGACTGGAAGTATTCGAGACAATATTTTATTTGGGTCTCCAATGGATTACCAGAGATACCAACAAACATTAGAAAAATGTTCATTGGTAAAGGATTTTGAGTTGCTCCCTCATGGTGATCTCACTGAAATTGGAGAAAGGGGAGTTAATGTCAGCGGTGGACAGAAGCAACGGATTCAACTAGCACGGGCTTTATATCAGAATGCTGACATATATCTACTTGATGATCCCTTCAGTGCTGTTGATGCACACACTGCCACAAGCTTATTCAAT GATTATGTCATGGGAGCTCTAACTGGGAAGACTGTCTTACTTGTAAGCCATCAAGTTGATTTTCTTCCTGCATTTGATTGTGTTCTG TTTATGTCAGATGGCGAGATTCTCAATGCGGCTCCCTATCATCAGTTACTAGCCTGTAGTAAAAAATTTCAGAGTTTGGTTGATGCACACAAAGAGACTGCAGGTTCTGAGAGGATTTCAGAAGTTACTTCCTCCCCAAGTCATAAAGCTCCTAACAAAGAAATCCGCAAGACATACAGTGACAAAGGTTCTAAAGCATCAGCAGGTGATCAGTTGATCAAGCAAGAAGAGAGAGAAGTCGGGGACACTGGCTTTAGGCCTTACATTCAGTATTTAAATCAGAACAAAGGCTTCTTGTTCTTTTCTTTGGCTGCTTTCTCTAATCTTACTTTCGTGATTGGTCAGATATCACAGAACTCTTGGATGGCTGCAAATGTTGACAATCCTAAAGTTAGCACGCTGAAACTAATTGTAGTCTACTCGGTGATTGGGTTTTCGTCAACATTTCTTCTGCTCAGTAGATCTCTGAGCACAGTTGTTTTGGGTCTGCAATCTTCAAAATCATTATTTTTTCAGCTATTGAATTCTCTTTTCCGCGCGCCCATGGCATTTTATGACTCTACGCCTTTGGGAAGGATATTAAGCCGG GTCTCGGTTGATCTGAGCATTGTTGATCTCGATGTTCCATTTAACTTGACTTTTGCTGTTGTAGCAACTTTGAATTTTTACTCTAGTCTTGTGGTGCTAACCGTATTCACCTGGCAAATTTTGGTTGTCTCGATACCACTGGTCTACTTGGCTATTCGGTTACAG AGATACTACTTTGCCTCTGCTAAAGAGCTAATGCGTATTAACGGCACAACCAAGTCTTTGGTTGCAAATCATCTTGCTGAATCTTTGGCAGGGTGCATGACAATCAGAGCTTTCGAACAAGAAGAGCGTTTCTTTGTTAAGAACCTAGAACTTCTTGACACAAATGCCAGCCCTTTCTTCCACAATTTTGCAGCTAATGAGTGGTTGATTCAACGATTGGAGACAGTCAGTGCCACAGTTCTTGCCTCTTCAGCTCTCTGCATGGTTTTACTTCCTCCTGGAACTTTTAGCTCCG GATTTGTCGGAATGGCTTTGTCCTATGGTCTTTCATTAAACATGTCCCTTGTGTATTCCATCCAAAACCAGTGTACTCTGGCAAATTATATAATTTCTGTGGAGAGGCTTAACCAATACATGCACATACCAAGTGAAGCTCCTGAAGTCATAGAATGTAATCGACCGCCAACCAATTGGCCAATAGTGGGTAAAGTAGAGATTCAAGATTTGCAG ATCAAGTATCGTTCTGATGGCCCACTTGTTCTTCGTGGGATCAGCTGTACATTCGAAGGAGGGCATAAAATTGGTATTGTTGGACGAACTGGTAGTGGGAAGACTACTCTGATTGGTGCTCTCTTTCGTCTGGTGGAGCCAGTTGGTGGAAGAATCTTAGTAGACAGAATCGACATCTGTACAATTGGGCTCCATGACTTGAGGTCACGTTTTGGGATTATACCACAGGATCCTACTCTTTTCAATGGAACTGTGAGATACAACTTAGATCCTTTGGGGCAACACACTGATCCGGAAATATGGGAG GTTCTTGAGAAGTGTCAACTCAAAGACGCTATTCAGGAGAAAGAAGAAGGCCTCGGCTCCTTGG TTGTGGAAGATGGATCAAACTGGAGCATGGGGCAGAGGCAATTGTTCTGTCTTGGCCGTGCTCTACTGAGAAGAAGCAAGATATTGCTTCTTGATGAAGCAACTGCATCAATAGACAATGCTACTGACTTGATTTTACAGAAAACTATCAGGGCAGAATTTGCTGATTGCACGGTGATTACGGTGGCTCACAGAATACCTACAGTGATGGACTGTACTAAGGTTTTGGCTATTAGTGAGG GGAAACTTGTGGAGTATGATGAACCAATGGAGTTGATGAAAAGAGAAGGTTCACTGTTTGGCAAGCTCGTGAAGGAATATTGGTCTCATTATGGCTCTGCAGAATTACAGTGA